In Penicillium psychrofluorescens genome assembly, chromosome: 5, a single window of DNA contains:
- a CDS encoding uncharacterized protein (ID:PFLUO_007433-T1.cds;~source:funannotate) — translation MLRVAVEGCGHGSLDEIYDEVKRQASLRGWTDVDLVIIGGDFQALRNSYDAVCISVPNKFKKIGDFHEYYSGHRIAPYLTIFAGGNHEAGNYLFELYYGGWVAHNIYYLGAANVIRCGPLRIAGMSGIFKPYDYRRPHFERLPYNQDDIQSIYHIREVDVRKLLQIRTQVDVGLSHDWPRGIEHFGDSQDLFRRKRGFGEDSANGRLGSAPARQVLDRLRPAYWFSGHLHVEFGAVMSHCGDPIRKIDPANIPEGEPVSWAVEVENKNVKSTVLAPASGSMDNRVAAWNNFSNHAQMFEQEQAQKFLQNTEGELPKSPVPVPHMNATWKKVDSKRQVLATELSPDVFGSKKQKVAPDAPVQNSDEIDLDLSSGEETETHEKPTVPVPNPGADGTLDGTSASPKQETMWHEEQSQEAQQTSPNESSIEPDQHSPLAASANDDLRSQLPASFARPPPQVKNTQPRKVSVPVEVRNTVTKFLALDKPRNRDHFVRVLQLDPISTQSNVQTERPFRLQYDKEWLAITRVFADELQLGNPNAQTPPEMDEGDCKKRVIEEEQWVEENIVKKGLLTIPANFTRSAPKYDPSIPISTTEAPPEYNNIQTAEFCELVGIENKFYLTEEQRLARVAAGPRPCRERAPTFNQRRGGGRGRGRGRGGGQHRGGYNSRGRGGRHGSGFESAGGGGMEAHHQGVAW, via the exons ATGTTGCGAGTCGCAGTTGAAGGTTGT GGCCATGGCAGCCTGGATGAAATCTACGACGAGGTCAAGCGCCAGGCCTCACTTCGGGGCTGGACTGATGTTGACCTGGTCATCATCGGGGGTGACTTCCAG GCGCTGCGCAACTCATACGACGCAGTTTGCATCTCTGTGCCCAACAAGTTCAAGAAGATTGGGGACTTCCATGAGTACTACAGTGGTCATCGGATTGCCCCTTACTTGACCATCTTTGCTGGTGGCAACCATGAAGCCGGTAACTACCTGTTTGAGCTCTACTACGGTGGCTGGGTGGCTCACAACATCTACTACCTTGGCGCTGCCAATGTCATTCGCTGTGGTCCGCTTCGAATTGCCGGCATGTCTGGCATCTTCAAGCCGTATGACTACAGAAGGCCCCACTTCGAGCGTCTTCCCTACAATCAGGATGACATCCAGTCCATTTATCACATCCGCGAGGTTGATGTGCGcaagctgctccagatccGCACTCAGGTGGATGTTGGTCTGTCCCACGATTGGCCTCGAGGTATCGAGCACTTCGGAGACAGCCAGGATTTGTTCCGGCGAAAGCGAGGTTTCGGTGAAGATTCAGCCAACGGAAGGTTGGGCAGTGCACCTGCGAGGCAGGTCCTCGATCGGCTTCGCCCCGCTTACTGGTTTTCTGGTCACCTTCATGTCGAGTTTGGGGCTGTCATGTCCCACTGTGGAGATCCCATTCGCAAGATTGACCCCGCCAATATCCCCGAAGGGGAGCCTGTATCGTGGGCCGTCGAGGTTGAAAACAAGAATGTGAAATCCACGGTGCTGGCCCCTGCCTCCGGCAGCATGGATAACCGCGTTGCCGCCTGGAACAATTTTTCCAACCATGCCCAGATGTTTGAGCAGGAGCAGGCACAGAAATTCCTCCAGAATACGGAAGGAGAACTGCCGAAAAGCCCCGTTCCAGTCCCTCATATGAATGCCACATGGAAGAAGGTCGATAGCAAGAGGCAGGTGCTTGCTACTGAGCTCTCGCCAGATGTCTTTGGGTCCAAGAAACAGAAGGTCGCACCTGATGCACCTGTTCAGAACAGTGATGAGATTGATCTAGACTTGAGCAGCGGTGAAGAGACTGAAACCCACGAGAAACCGACCGTTCCGGTTCCTAACCCGGGCGCTGATGGCACCTTGGATGGTACGTCCGCTTCTCCCAAGCAGGAAACCATGTGGCATGAAGAGCAGTCGCAGGAGGCCCAGCAAACCTCACCCAACGAGTCCTCCATCGAGCCTGACCAACACTCGCCACTGGCAGCAAGTGCGAATGACGATCTTCGAAGCCAGCTTCCAGCCAGCTTCGCTCGACCGCCTCCCCAGGTGAAGAACACCCAGCCTCGCAAGGTCAGTGTGCCCGTGGAAGTTCGCAACACCGTCACCAAGTTCTTGGCGCTTGACAAGCCTCGCAACCGCGATCACTTTGTTCGAGTGCTCCAACTCGACCCAATTTCAACCCAAAGCAATGTTCAGACCGAGCGTCCATTCCGTCTCCAGTATGACAAAGAGTGGCTGGCAATCACGCGTGTCTTTGCCGACGAACTCCAGCTCGGTAATCCCAATGCCCAAACCCCCCCAGAGATGGATGAAGGCGATTGCAAGAAACGAGTTATCGAGGAGGAACAGTGGGTCGAAGAGAACATTGTAAAGAAGGGCTTGCTGACCATCCCCGCCAACTTCACCCGGTCTGCTCCCAAGTACGACCCTTCTATCCCCATCAGCACGACCGAAGCTCCTCCGGAGTACAACAATATCCAGACTGCCGAATTTTGTGAGCTTGTGGGAATTGAGAACAAGTTTTACCTGACCGAAGAGCAACGCCTCGCTCGCGTGGCTGCCGGACCGCGTCCCTGCAGGGAGAGGGCCCCAACATTCAACCAACGCcgtggcggtggtcgcggtcgcggtcgcggtcgtggtggtggtcagcACCGCGGAGGTTACAACTCCCGTGGCCGAGGTGGCCGACATGGTTCTGGGTTTGAGTcggcgggtggtggtggtatggAAGCCCACCACCAGGGCGTTGCCTGGTAA
- a CDS encoding uncharacterized protein (ID:PFLUO_007434-T1.cds;~source:funannotate), with protein MSTSIDQRKFLTDAAESLSLSSPSTAAYLLATHTQILFQESKPLTSRQREHYCGACGSIRQAQWTKKTEIPPRKTVALSGGATVYQCLRCHRRTVNPRKKAAPAKAIPRAVAATAAPSLQVATPIGASSPQTSQATSDSADTQPSNAADNVSSKKRAKARKHGGLQALLASKQRSQPSSSLDLLDFLNQA; from the coding sequence ATGTCTACATCTATCGACCAGCGCAAGTTCCTCACGGATGCTGCGGAGTCGCTAAGCTTATCCAGTCCCTCGACGGCGGCCTATCTGCTGGCGACACACACCCAGATCCTCTTTCAGGAGTCCAAGCCGTTGACCTCTCGCCAGAGAGAACACTACTGCGGTGCCTGTGGCAGTATCCGACAGGCCCAATGGACTAAAAAGACGGAGATCCCGCCGAGAAAGACCGTAGCCTTGTCTGGTGGTGCGACCGTCTACCAGTGCTTGCGCTGCCATCGGCGTACCGTCAATCCCCGCAAGAAAGCAGCGCCGGCCAAGGCAATTCCTCGAGCAGTGGCCGCGACCGCAGCTCCAAGCCTTCAGGTAGCCACGCCCATCGGAGCATCATCACCGCAGACCAGCCAAGCAACATCCGACTCGGCAGATACGCAACCCAGCAACGCCGCCGACAACGTCAGCAGCAAGAAACGAGCCAAAGCCCGCAAGCACGGTGGACTACAGGCCTTGCTCGCCTCCAAACAACGCTCGCagccatcctcctcgctggacCTGCTCGACTTTCTGAATCAGGCCTGA
- a CDS encoding uncharacterized protein (ID:PFLUO_007435-T1.cds;~source:funannotate) → MSVYEHDEDHDPQADELRETALVTLEALISSCNQQMQPYLANTTRAALRFLKYDPNVAEMEDDEEMGGTQDDGSDEEPDLDDDDFEDFEEEGGYSDIDDMSWKVRRCATKLLYTLISTYGRSRALDDASLYQDIAPALISRISKEREESVKLEIVSTLTALVRKTSEGSVILTSNGFLDAVGGSKNSRKRRRQDSDASMIDFEPGVGTSSAISSPVVPSSPKSGPQADLARSVPLIVQSLVKMWKQASVPLRQAAIVLLKSLALVRYGGLADHLQQIEDLIADALKTSLSGSSTAHAGAAVSASTLQIETLGLIAAIAETHVSDALLPFLIALVPGIIGAVNDRNYKVSSEALGAIEQIVKALTPPRVSSNARDIAMQLEKFYEVVHTRITDTSADLEVRQRAIHVFGVILARTSGEHGSDFLSHKKRSAGLTVLVDRVKNETTRLSAVRAIDDVIVLSSRNEDVPSDWVNEVTLELASNLRKSDRALRGACLEALRSLSMNSNSLSQLQPNTMKTLEDALLPLLAAHDFHLLTPSLIIVAKIIPGNAALLVNESLITSICSIVKQPLIGTVLKALLLLVKVIGDEGAGTQLMQSLLQNVGITGDSSVVGRAVGTLLVHGGTNLGVTMDDFKIELETAQDDSRKCLALAILGEIGLRMGSECTLSPDLFIHHFSSPRDQVRLAAATALGNAAAGNVKAYLPIVLDGLNQTNSQSYLLLHSVRELLQHPEIVRPDLAPSATKLWQALLIVSEEEDNRAVGAECIGRLALIDPAAYIPLFQNHLSSPDPAIRGVVISAFRYTLADSSSAYNAVLRPLMVPLLTNMLSDTNLGNHRLALTTLNSAIHNKMNLLAPHLGELLPAVFGDTRIKPELIREVQMGPFKHKVDDGLDLRKSAYETLYASLDTSSSHAHMSELFDRVIAGIDDEQDIRAISNLMTSKLITLAPEETERRLDALSERYTAVLSFKPKENAVKQELEKAQEASMGILKITKELSKAYPGAETSGELHKWKGYMEWVRKTFAGQLATLDTDF, encoded by the exons ATGTCCGTCTACGAGCACGACGAGGATCATGATCCTCAGGCCGATGAGCTCCGTGAGACTGCCCTGGTCACGTTGGAGGCCCTGATCAGCTCGTGCAATCAGCAGATGCAGCCCTACCTGGCCAACACCACCCGAGCTGCTCTTCGGTTCCTCAAGTACGATCCCAATGtggccgagatggaggatgacgaggaaatgGGAGGCACCCAAGACGACGGCAGCGATGAAGAGCCTGACctggacgacgacgacttCGAGGActttgaagaagagggcgGCTACAGCGACATTGATGACATGAGCTGGAAAGTACGGCGGTGTGCGACCAAGCTGCTCTACACCCTCATCTCCACGTACGGCCGCAGCCGTGCCCTGGATGACGCGTCCCTCTACCAAGACATCGCCCCGGCCTTGATCTCGCGTATCAGcaaggagagggaggagagcgTGAAGCTGGAGATTGTCTCAACATTGACGGCCTTGGTGCGGAAAACCAGTGAGGGATCGGTGATTCTCACGTCGAACGGCTTCCTGGACGCAGTCGGGGGATCGAAAAACTCGCGCAAGAGACGCCGCCAGGACAGCGACGCGAGCATGATTGACTTTGAGCCGGGCGTGGGTACCTCTTCAGCCATCAGCTCACCCGTCGTGCCCTCGTCTCCCAAGTCGGGTCCGCAGGCTGATTTGGCCCGTTCGGTTCCCTTGATCGTTCAGAGTCTGGTGAAAATGTGGAAACAAGCCTCAGTGCCCCTGCGTCAAGCTGCAATCGTTCTCTTGAAAAGCCTGGCGCTGGTTCGCTATGGAGGTCTTGCGGATCAcctccagcagatcgaagacCTCATCGCCGATGCGCTCAAGACCTCTCTCTCGGGAAGCTCGACCGCCCATGCCGGGGCGGCGGTCAGCGCAAGCACCCTCCAGATTGAGACTCTGGGTCTCAttgccgccattgccgaaACGCACGTCTCCGAcgcccttcttcccttcctgaTCGCCCTGGTTCCCGGTATTATTGGGGCGGTGAACGACCGAAACTACAAGGTGAGCAGTGAAGCTCTTGGTGCAATCGAACAGATTGTCAAGGCTCTCACCCCGCCGCGTGTCTCCTCCAACGCCCGTGATATCGCGATGCAGCTGGAAAAGTTTTACGAGGTTGTCCATACTCGAATTACCGACACGAGTGCCGATCTGGAGGTTCGCCAGCGTGCCATTCACGTGTTTGGCGTCATTTTGGCACGGACTTCGGGAGAGCATGGATCTGATTTCCTTTCGCACAAGAAGAGATCAGCTGGTTTGACGGTTCTGGTGGATCGAGTGAAGAACGAAACCACGCGCCTATCGGCCGTCCGCGCCATCGATGATGTTATCGTTCTTTCCAGCCGAAACGAGGATGTGCCTAGTGACTGGGTGAATGAGGTGACGCTTGAGCTTGCATCCAATCTTCGAAAGTCAGACCGTGCGTTGAGAGGCGCCTGTCTGGAGGCTCTCCGCAGTCTGTCCATGAATTCAAACTCCCTTTCTCAACTCCAACCCAACACCATGAAGACGCTAGAAGACGCTCTTCTGCCGCTACTCGCAGCCCATGATTTCCACCTTCTCACCCCTTCGTTGATTATCGTGGCCAAGATTATCCCCGGAAATGCTGCTCTGCTGGTCAATGAATCCCTGATCACCTCAATCTGCTCGATTGTCAAGCAGCCGCTCATCGGTACTGTTCTCAAGGCCTTGCTGCTTCTCGTGAAGGTGATTGGAGATGAGGGTGCTGGTACACAGCTGATGCAAAGCCTCCTGCAAAACGTCGGCATTACGGGCGATTCCTCTGTCGTGGGACGAGCCGTGGGCACCCTGCTTGTGCATGGCGGGACCAATCTTGGCGTTACTATGGACGACTTCAagatcgagctggagactGCGCAAGATGATAGCCGCAAGTGTCTTGCACTCGCTATTCTCGGAGAGATTGGTTTACGAATGGGCTCGGAGTGCACGTTGAGTCCAGACTTGTTCATCCACCATTTCTCCTCGCCGAGAGATCAAGTTCGATTGGCCGCCGCCACTGCATTGGGTAATGCCGCCGCAGGCAACGTCAAGGCATATCTGCCCATCGTTCTGGATGGCCTGAATCAGACGAATTCGCAGAGCTATCTGTTGCTGCATTCGGTCCGagagcttcttcagcaccCGGAGATCGTGCGACCGGATTTGGCGCCCTCCGCTACCAAATTGTGGCAGGCCCTTCTTATCGTctccgaagaggaggataaCCGCGCGGTGGGTGCTGAATGTATTGGTCGACTTGCGCTCATTGACCCTGCCGCTTACATTCCCCTCTTCCAA AATCACCTTTCGAGCCCCGACCCCGCTATCCGCGGCGTTGTGATCTCTGCCTTCCGCTACACGCTGGCCGATTCGAGCAGTGCATACAATGCCGTCCTCCGGCCGTTGATGGTGCCACTGCTGACCAATATGCTCAGCGATACCAATCTGGGCAACCATCGACTTGCATTGACCACCCTTAACTCCGCCATCCACAACAAGATGAACCTGCTTGCCCCGCACCTTGGCGAGCTTTTACCAGCTGTTTTCGGTGACACGAGGATCAAGCCAGAGCTTATTCGGGAAGTACAAATGGGTCCATTCAAGCACAAGGTGGATGATGGCCTGGATTTGCGAAAG AGCGCTTACGAAACCCTCTACGCATCACTGGAtacatcctcctcccacGCTCACATGTCGGAGCTGTTCGACCGGGTCATCGCCGGAatcgacgacgagcaggATATTCGCGCCATCAGCAATCTGATGACCTCCAAGCTCATCACACTGGCACCCGAGGAGACGGAGCGACGCCTGGATGCTCTGTCGGAGCGCTACACAGCCGTCCTGTCGTTCAAGCCGAAAGAGAACGCAGTCAAgcaagagctggagaaggcgcAAGAGGCATCGATGGGTATTCTgaagatcaccaaggagTTGAGCAAGGCATACCCCGGCGCGGAGACATCTGGAGAGCTGCACAAATGGAAGGGGTACATGGAGTGGGTGCGCAAGACGTTCGCGGGGCAGCTGGCGACCCTGGATACGGATTTTTAG
- a CDS encoding uncharacterized protein (ID:PFLUO_007436-T1.cds;~source:funannotate), which produces MASTDRIFPIPGIEHGNRILASVIETRALDKHTHPWVSVPINDADLSRGYKDLSFWQLNNAANHAAQWLSQQLSAEPFQCFAYAGPKDLRYPILAVAAAKLQKVMILPSPLVTPDAQMRIFEKKNCTFYLRPQAMADHVDGVLRGASNFQVITVPELDEFLKDDEATQFVYKKSWKEGEGDPWLVFHTSGTTGYPKPITYTQSMMASIDCFASLTDAEPSIIEQFALRRWYTPLPSLHFVGTFLVLSMTSFIHTTIVLGPSAPPSPEIVVNILRYGHVQGALLTPALTDELCLKPHGLEALRELKYLHYTGAPLSAKTGKQLENHVMISSAVGSSEAGPYFAAVHDHPDAWDYLVFQKHLGAKFEHRMNDLYELVFVRQPETGVQQIFKVYPELDRFPTNDLWREHPVHKGLWKIIGRADDYIYLSHADGLHASSLEPEIEAHPGIKSALIGGHGRSAPVLIVEPFPEADLNTDSGRQALIISLQPYIDKVNSRCHECVQLSNERLIFACKEKPFVRTIKGSVARLQTLALYEDEISALFI; this is translated from the exons ATGGCGTCGACCGACCGCATTTTCCCTATACCCGGGATTGAACACGGAAACCGGATTCTTGCCTCAGTCATTGAAACCCGAGCGCTAGACAAGCATACGCACCCCTGGGTGTCTGTCCCTATCAATGATGCCGACTTGTCACGCGGTTATAAAGACCTTAGCTTCTGGCAGTTAAACAATGCAGCAAATCACGCTGCTCAGTGGCTAAGCCAGCAGCTTTCTGCAGAGCCATTCCAGTGTTTTGCTTATGCAGGCCCCAAGGATCTTCGTTATCCGATTCTCGCCGTCGCAGCTGCTAAGCTGCAGAAAGTG ATGATTCTTCCGTCGCCACTTGTGACGCCCGATGCTCAGATGCGGATTTTTGAGAAGAAAAATTGCACCTTTTATCTGCGACCTCAGGCTATGGCGGACCATGTCGATGGTGTCCTACGCGGTGCCTCGAATTTCCAGGTCATCACAGTTCCTGAACTTGATGAATTTTTGAAAGATGACGAAGCAACACAATTTGTCTACAAGAAGTCTTGGAaggaaggtgaaggtgatCCCTGGCTTGTGTTTCACACTTCTGGCACAACAG GGTACCCGAAACCTATCACATACACTCAGAGCATGATGGCTTCTATTGACTGCTTTGCATCCCTTACGGACGCTGAGCCAAGTATCATAGAGCAATTTGCGCTTCGAAGATGGTATACACCACTGCCATCACTACAT TTTGTGGGCACATTTTTGGTGCTCTCCATGACTTCATTCATCCACACCACGATTGTCCTGGGGCCATCAGCGCCTCCTTCACCAGAAATTGTCGTAAACATATTGCGTTACGGACATGTTCAAGGAGCCCTCCTTACCCCAGCGTTGACGGATGAGCTTTGTCTTAAACCACATGGCCTAGAGGCTCTCCGAGAACTGAAATATCTTCACTATACTGGCGCACCTTTGTCTGCCAAAACTGGAAAGCAACTGGAGAATCATGTCATGATTTCCTCCGCTGTCGGTAGTTCAGAAGCAGGACCCTATTTTGCAGCAGTTCATGACCACCCGGACGCCTGGGACTACCTTGTCTTCCAAAAGCATTTAGGAGCCAAATTCGAGCATCGGATGAATGACTTATACGAGCTGGTCTTTGTACGGCAGCCAGAGACTGGGGTGCAGCAAATCTTCAAGGTGTATCCAGAACTCGACCGCTTCCCAACCAATGATCTATGGAGGGAGCATCCGGTCCACAAGGGACTCTGGAAAATTATCGGCCGCGCAGATGACTATATATACTTGTCGCATGCCGATGGGCTACATGCCTCGAGTCTTGAGCCCGAGATTGAAGCCCACCCGGGTATCAAGTCGGCATTGAttggtggccatggtcgtTCGGCACCGGTGCTGATTGTTGAACCTTTTCCGGAAGCTGATTTAAACACCGACAGTGGACGGCAAGCACTGATCATAAGCTTGCAGCCATACATTGACAAGGTCAATTCTCGTTGCCACGAGTGTGTCCAGCTTTCGAACGAGCGGCTCATATTTGCATGCAAAGAGAAGCCGTTTGTTCGAACGATAAAAGGCAGTGTAGCGAGATTGCAGACTCTGGCGTTGTATGAGGATGAGATATCAGCGTTGTTCATCTAG